CGTTTCCGGAGCCGTCAATCGGCCCGGCGTTTATAAATTGCCTACTGGTAGTCGACTTGGCGAAGCCGTTGATGCTGCTGGAGGTGTCAATGTAGGACAAGCGAATGCGGAATTAATCGAGAAGTCTATCAACTTAGCTCAAAAATTAACCGATGGCCAGAAAGTTTACGTGCCTTTTAAAAATGACACTACTATTATTGGGGCTGCCGCGGCTGGGTCGAGTGTGGCTGCGAACAGTGGCCCGATAGGTATTAATTCTGCTAGTAACGCAGAGTTGGACGTCTTACCCGGTGTTGGCCCTGCCACGGCCGCTAAAATTATCGCCGGCAGGCCGTATTCGTCAATTGAAGATTTAGTTACAAAGAAAGCAGTGGGGCAAAGTGTGTTTGATAATATTAAGGGTTTGATTTCCCTCTAATTAATAAAATTACTCCAACAATTAAATAATAAACCACTAAAAATTCCGATCCCCATTTAAAATCGACGGCGGCGTAGGGCACTTTAGCCAACATTGTCACTGTACTTACGTAAAAGCTAGCCGGAACCACTAAAATCGCCCCCAGCACTCGGCCTAAAAAGTTGCTAAATGGGCTGACGGCCGTCAACAAGGCTCCGCCGGCCATCAGGTAGGGAATTGTCCAGCCGACGGCGAGATTAGCGATGGGGGAGATCAAAGACAAACGCCCAAAGGTCGTTGCCAGGATTGGTATCACTAATATCTGAGCTGCTAAGGTGGTCCTCAATTCCTCGTAAATAGATGTATTACGAAGCCAACTAATAAACTTTGTAATTATTGATCGGGTCGAGGACGGGGGATGCTCCGTCGCTACAGCCGTTTGTTGGGAGGTCTCCTTCAGATTTGTAGGGACGACCCATGGGTCGTCCTCAACCGATTTAAGTTTCTTCGTGTTTGGTGTTTTCTTTGTAGAAAAAAGTAGTATTCCCAAAGTCGCTAGAAATGACAACTGAAACCCCACGTCTTCTACGTAAAGCGGGTTAATCAGAAGCATCACCAGGGCGGAGATGATTAAAAGTCGAATCGTGTCTTTTTCCCGACCAAAATATCTTCCAATGACGACTAGTCCACCCATAATGCCAGCTCTAATAGCGGGCGATTCGGCCCCGGTCAACATGACAAAGATAACAATGCCAAAGATTGTAATGTCTTTTAGAGCTTGATTAAAGTCCGCTGGCAAATTAGCTTTTTCGCCCCATAAAGCTCCGCCGACTAGTTCCGCTTCGGGGGAAGGGAGGTATTTGGCTAATTGATGGCTTAATGTTGCTCTTAGTGTCAAAAGTTTGGCTTGGAGTTGGGTTATAACGGATTGACGATTAACGATTGACGATTGACGATTTATCTTCGGAAAAGGCATCTCGAGTTTAGTATTTAGTGTGCCTTTGACTGTTAAAGTGTCACCGTAATTATAGACCGGCGGGTAACGGGCGATTATCGTTACTTGTCCTAATTTAAATCGTTGATACTGGCCCGTAACCTTGGGAATCTGTTGCAATGTCACCGTAATTTCGTAGGACATATCTTTTGTTGGTGGTACGAGCTTAATCGTTTGATAGCGCACGAAGATGGCTAGTGCCAATAAAGTGACGATCAGAATGTCTATTAAAGTCTCTTTTGACATAAATACATATTTAAAAATAAAACGAATAAACGTAGGGGCGGGATTCATCCCGCCCTCGATCGAGGGTCGCATAAATGCGACCCCTACGTTAACCATTTTTATTCCAAAACCCAATTCCCATCAATTCCCAGATCGACATTAACATCACCCACTTCATCCGTCCTCAAAACTTTCGTTCCCAAAATCGTCGCTTCTCCCAACACTTTAGGCGATGGTTGGCCGTAATTGTTTTTACCAACGCTGACTACTGCTAGTTGCGGTCGAATTTCTTCCCATAAAGTGGGGTCGAAATTATTAACTGATCCATGATGTGGTACTTTTAATATAGTGATTGATTCTTCCGGAATATTTTTGAGGTTTTGAATAGTCGCGTCTCCGGTCAGCAAAACACGCGCTTGACCGAACTCCAGCTCCGTAACGACCGAGTCGCTGTTCGTGTCGTTATCATTAAGGTTTTGGGTTCGGGGCGGATTGAGCACAGTGATGCCAAGCGTACCGATTTCGTACCGATCATTTTGGTAGATTGAGGTGACGTGGGCGTTGAGAGCATTAAATTGTTGGCAATTAAAAAGAGTGCAGTTAGTAGTATTGGCGAAAACTTGGTTGACTTGACAGCGCTTTAGGGCTTCTAGTAGTCCCGCTTCATGGTCAGAATCGGGATGGGTTAAAATTATCGCTTCTAATTTGCATTCGCCGAATAGGAAAAACGGTGACAAACGGCTCATTAGCACTTTTCCATCCGGTCCGCCATCAACTAGAATAAGTTTGTTCTCCGGGGTCTGTATCAAAGTGGCGTCCCCTTGTCCGACGTCAAGGAAGTGGATTTTTAGCCCGCCTTCGCTTTGTTTCGGTGAGGTCACGGAGGTCAAAAAAGGAGCAGGGGAGCGGTAGATTTTTACGGCGTAGAATAAGGCTATTAACAAAGCAGCAACGATGATTTTATACAAATTTCTTCTCACTTTTTAATCGTACCATTATTATAAAACATAGTGTATAATTTAGAAATGTTGCAAGCCGAACGCACTTTTATCGCCATTAAATCAGAATCAATTCAAAGGGGACTAATTGGCGATTTTGTCACCCGCTTTGAAAGGCGTGGGATGAAGCTGGTGGCCTGTAAAATGGTCGTGCCAACTCGCGAACTTATGGAGTCTCATTATAAAAAAACTGATGAATGGTTCCTTAAGGTGGGCACTAATAAAACTAAGTATTTACAGGAGCACGGTGTAAATGTCGCAGAAAGTCCTATCGATATTGGCAAAGGGGTGCAACAAGCGCTAGTTAATTCCTTTATTGGTAAACCTGTTTTAGCGATGATCTGGGAAGGCGCTAACGCCGTTGCACTAGGCCGGAAAACAGTCGGTTCGACGGACCCAATGTCTGCAGATATTGGTTCCATTCGTGGTGACTTTACGATCGAATCTCAAGGTTTGGCTGAATCCAGCGACAGAGCTATTCGGACGCTAATCCACGCTTCAGGTTCGGTTGACGAGGGCAAAGATGAGATCGCAATGTGGTTTACGCCTGCCGAGATTATTGATTACCCTTTAGTACTAGAAGAAGTCCTTTACGGCGACAACTGGGGCCATTGCGCCAACTACCAAGATAAAGTGTAGTTTCCTAGTAAAAATTCCTTGTGGTATCATTATAAATTGAGTTAGCGGGGTGTGGCGCAGCGGTAGCGCGCTCGGTTCGGGACCGAGAGGCCCTGGGTTCAAATCCCAGCACCCCGACCACTCTTTTTAAATCAATTCCCAAAATATTCCTCTAAATTCCTCTTAGGCTTAGCGGACAAAATTTGTCGATCGGCAAGAAATGTCACTGACAAATAGCAGCACGTGCAGTAAGTTGGGACGCTCGTTTCGCTCGCTACCAATTTTCTAGGCGAAAATTGTTAATCTATTAAAAATGACAAATCTTAGCGTATGCATAATTCTGTCAATTCGAAGATAGCTTGGAAAAGAGGAACGCCGCGAGTTTAAGTTGACAGTTGTCTTCTTATTCTCACGGCGCGCAGTGGTTACTGCAAGGTTCTAGTTAGAAACTTGAGATAACCATTGGTGGTATATTTTGTCGACTTGTCTGAAAACAATCACAGTAGTCGACCGCTCTAAAGAAACGTTGTGAACATCGTCCAGCAACGTAAACTTTAAAGCGTTTGATCCCAATATTCGCGGCACCATCACCCAGACCATTTCCAAATCGACTGGGCAACTATATTTGTCAGGATTGACGCCAATATGCAAACAATGTTGACCTGATCCGTCCGTTGCATAGGGCGACGACGTCCCCTCAAACGGTGAAGTAATTAGCAGATTCGCTCCACCACTGCTGGTAAAAGTCACCGTGAACGGTCGTTCATAGGCGACGTAAGTGGGCACGGTCGCACTAATGACAGGTCCACTCGGGGCGACGACGGTCGTGGTTACAAAGCTGCTTGCGACCAGCGAGTTCGTGTCGCCGTAGCTTTCAAACCCAAAGACGTGTGTCCCCAGCTCGGTGGCCGTTACTACCCAGCGATACTCGACGTGGCTCGTGCAGCCCCAAACGTCGAAGTTATAAAGCATGTCGGTGCATGTTACGTTTTGGTCGTTAACCGCAACAGGCGAAACCGTGCCTTCGAATGGCGGCGCCACCAAAGTCAAATTTCCGATGTCACTTCGAAAAATCATTGTGAATGGGACACCCAAAGTCACTGTTGACGGTAGGGTGACGTGAATGGTTGGGGCGGGAATTGTTTCACCTTTGGCTGGTTTAGTACTTGCCAAAAACATCCCGATAGCGATTGCGATACTGACAAATATCAATATAATCGCGATAGCGGCAGCGAATTGATCTATTTCCGAATTTTTATTCTTGATCACGATTTCTCTCCTTTGGAGAATATTTGGCCTCAAGGGGCCTGATTTGAACTGAGGGGATTGTAACAGAAAATAGACCTGTAGTCAACGAAGCAACCAGTCAAAAAATAACCGGAAGATCTCTTTTTAGTAAAGATCTTCCGGCGGATTAGCGGAATTTATTTAACGCACCAGGAAGGCGGGAATGTCGCGATGCACCTCATCAACAACAACATTTATCGTGCCTGTCTGTTGAGTCACAAAACGTTCAGTGCCGACCAACTGCCTGGCGTCGTGACTAGTTTCTACCACATCAGGAACACCACGAGGAACACGGATTTTCGTGCCGATCAACGGTAAATCCTGAAGACGAACGACGGCAGTATTGGCGCAACAACCTAATTGCAATGCGACGACGACTTTACGCGTACTCATTATTAGTCTCTCCTTTGAAATTTATAACGAATCCTTTTAGGATACGGGGATTCTATACTTCAATTTTGAGGATGTAAAGAGCAAGCTTTGTCATTCCGGGACAAGACCTGGAATCCAGTAACGGATCCGTTCGCATTTCTGGATTCTGAATCAAGTTCAGAATGACGAGTGCTGTGGGTTTATTGCTTCTCGAAATACAGCGTCACCGTTGACGACACTTCCTGCGTCCCGACCTCAATCTGCGGCGCTGTCGCCTTAGCGTCCAGAGTGCTCACGCCCGCGCCATACATCATGGGGTAGGGAACTGGTGTTGAATTTGACTCGACAATGTTCGTCACTTTCCCCAATTTCAATCCAAGTGAGGCCGCCAACTTCTGAGCTTGAAGTTTAGCATTGCTAATGGCTTGATCACGGGCCGCGGCGCGATAAACATTCGGGTCACTAATTTCAAAACGGGCGCCGTTTACTTGATTGGCACCGGCCGTGGCGGCCTCAGCAATCACTGATGATACGCGGCTCAAGTCCTTGACTTTGATTGTAATGGCGGCGTTTCCGTTATAACCATCAATGCTGTTTTGACCGGTCGGAGAATAATTGTAGTTAGGAGTAATCGAGTAATTCGAAGTCGTGACGTCAGCCTTGGCGATCCCGAGCTTTTCGACCGCTGCCAAAATAGCATTGTTAACAGCGTCAATTTTACTTTGGACTTCGGCGACGGAGTTGCCAGCGTTAACTACGATTCCGGCGTCTACATAAGCCACATCCGGAACGGCTGTCACTTTACCGATCCCAACCACGGCCAGGTCAATGGGAGCTTGCAGGTTAGTAATGCTTAGCGGCAGACTCAACCTAAAACCACGGATTACAAATAAGCTTGCGACTACAACCAGCGCAGTCACTACAACGAAGACGATAGCAGTCAAAAGTTTCCTAATTTCCATATAACTTAAGTATATGTTGTTACCGCCAAAAATCAAATTTCTATAATTGACAAAACTTAGCACGTGCTAAGTTTTGTTAGAAAGGGCGACGGAGGGACTTGTCCTGAGTCGAACGGACTTGTCCTGAGCCGGGTCGAAGGATTGCACTTAACTCTAGGTTATGGTAAATTGCCACTAATCAATCGTCAGATTAACAAATTAGTAAGTTCAAAGAAGATTTTAAAGGAGAGAAAAATGACTGTTACAGCAACAACGAAATATCTTAGGCTAGTGATATTTTTGTTGAATGACCAAAAAAACAAACATGCAATCCCGGCATCTGAGCCGATTAAACTGGCACTTGAAAATGCGGAGGGTAAGTTCACATACATCGCCTGTGGTACCGGGAATTCAATTTTGAACCTGGTTCGGAACTCACGAGGCGCTACTGTTTTTCAATTTGGTAACGCAAGAGCATTTAGTGATTTGGTGCGCGCCTTGGGTTTAGTCTCGGATACCGACCGCACATCTTATCCTAATTAACAAAAAGGCACCCGCGATTTATAAAATCTTTGGGTGCCTTTATCTTTTAGAAATTAATCGATTTCGAATTGATCTGTCCAGTCGACAACGTTGACCCAAAGCCTTTCAGGAAAGTCCTTTCCAGTTTTGGCTATGACGGTTACTTTAAAAACCTCGTTGCAACAACCAACTCCATTGATAGTAGCGTTAATAATTCTGGCTGTCGTTCCTGGATCAGTTTTAATGTGACCTTCATCGCTGAGTTTTACAAGCGTAAAAGCTCCGCAACTGCAACCGCGCTTTAGGGTTATTACTGCCGTAACATTTTGTTTGCTGTGAGCCCCTTTAAGCGATTTCACTACTGCTTCGTTGGCAAGAATAGCGGTCATTTTGCTCTCCTTTGAAACTACGATTTTATGTCTTTACTATACCAGCTCTGCGTCTGCTTCGATTGGTTGGTTAATCTCCAGGTTTACGGCAGAGTTAAGAACATCGTTTAACAACCTTTGATCGAGTTTGCCAACTGTGCTGCCAAGTATCGTGAATCGAACTGGCGTGTTGCTCCGCACACCTCCGTTTTTTATAATGCGCTTCAGTTTCTTTAGGAAAGCTTGGCCAATTTGTACTTGTTCAAGAGCTTTCAGTTTAAGCAAACTTTGAGCCCCAATAACCGTATTGACGATTAGCTCTAGCTTAATTTGCAGGCTATCGCTCATGCCTAAATTACTTAGGTGTCTGGCGAGCATTGCCGCACTTACGTATTCCCAATTGTCCATTTTTTTTGTCTCCCGCGAATCTCCAATTTAGACCCATATTATACACCTATCAGTTATGAATTGTTCGGGAAGAAGACGTCTACGGCAACCACTTCGATAATACTACTTAGATCGCGGCTAATGACTTCCCACATTGCTAAGGAATATTCTGTTTGAGTAGTCGACACGATCAGAGTTAGTGACTGTTTGGTTTGATAAGCTCCGTAGTTAGCGTAGATTGCAATTTGACCCCAGGTTTCTGGGTCGGCGGATACAAAGTTACCAGCAGCTTTTAGCTCTAGCAGTTTCTTGGCCCCAACTTTGTTGTAGGGAACGAAGCTAACATGCAGCTTCCAGAACTTATGCTTTCCAAATTCTCGCAACTCGTCTACCAGATTTTCCGGTTTTATTTGTCTATACATTTTACCTCTCCTTCAATATTCGATTCGTGTTGCGAGCATTATACTCTTTAGGTTAGATTTGGTTAAACTTGGTGCCAGGGTTTATAATAGGCCTACACATTAGCTTACAGAGGAGAGATCATGACTAGTAATTGTGACGGTCACACTTTGTGGCAAGGATTAGGTATAGCCACTAGTGAGTTTCAAAACCCCGATAAACAGCTACAGTCTTGGCTAACTACTTACCGGGGAAATTTATCCAATAGTATCGTAACGCCATCTATGTTGGACAAATTGATGAAGATTGTCCCTCGGCTTAGCGTTGCGATATCTCCAGAGTCTCACGATACTGCCGACTTAGTAAGTTTAAGTTTAGTTTTATACGCGCACTCGAAGGTTTTTGGGAGTATGGC
This sequence is a window from candidate division WWE3 bacterium. Protein-coding genes within it:
- a CDS encoding ComEA family DNA-binding protein; amino-acid sequence: MLCKSSVEDDPCLVLDMNMSEFIESGSWRNYLIASLVGGVIVALVFVFIIKPSSPASTVTQPTTSSTGLQKVAGTSSATLLPSPVSDLIIDVSGAVNRPGVYKLPTGSRLGEAVDAAGGVNVGQANAELIEKSINLAQKLTDGQKVYVPFKNDTTIIGAAAAGSSVAANSGPIGINSASNAELDVLPGVGPATAAKIIAGRPYSSIEDLVTKKAVGQSVFDNIKGLISL
- a CDS encoding ComEC/Rec2 family competence protein, yielding MNPAPTFIRFIFKYVFMSKETLIDILIVTLLALAIFVRYQTIKLVPPTKDMSYEITVTLQQIPKVTGQYQRFKLGQVTIIARYPPVYNYGDTLTVKGTLNTKLEMPFPKINRQSSIVNRQSVITQLQAKLLTLRATLSHQLAKYLPSPEAELVGGALWGEKANLPADFNQALKDITIFGIVIFVMLTGAESPAIRAGIMGGLVVIGRYFGREKDTIRLLIISALVMLLINPLYVEDVGFQLSFLATLGILLFSTKKTPNTKKLKSVEDDPWVVPTNLKETSQQTAVATEHPPSSTRSIITKFISWLRNTSIYEELRTTLAAQILVIPILATTFGRLSLISPIANLAVGWTIPYLMAGGALLTAVSPFSNFLGRVLGAILVVPASFYVSTVTMLAKVPYAAVDFKWGSEFLVVYYLIVGVILLIRGKSNP
- a CDS encoding MBL fold metallo-hydrolase, with amino-acid sequence MRRNLYKIIVAALLIALFYAVKIYRSPAPFLTSVTSPKQSEGGLKIHFLDVGQGDATLIQTPENKLILVDGGPDGKVLMSRLSPFFLFGECKLEAIILTHPDSDHEAGLLEALKRCQVNQVFANTTNCTLFNCQQFNALNAHVTSIYQNDRYEIGTLGITVLNPPRTQNLNDNDTNSDSVVTELEFGQARVLLTGDATIQNLKNIPEESITILKVPHHGSVNNFDPTLWEEIRPQLAVVSVGKNNYGQPSPKVLGEATILGTKVLRTDEVGDVNVDLGIDGNWVLE
- a CDS encoding nucleoside-diphosphate kinase (catalyzes the formation of nucleoside triphosphate from ATP and nucleoside diphosphate) is translated as MLQAERTFIAIKSESIQRGLIGDFVTRFERRGMKLVACKMVVPTRELMESHYKKTDEWFLKVGTNKTKYLQEHGVNVAESPIDIGKGVQQALVNSFIGKPVLAMIWEGANAVALGRKTVGSTDPMSADIGSIRGDFTIESQGLAESSDRAIRTLIHASGSVDEGKDEIAMWFTPAEIIDYPLVLEEVLYGDNWGHCANYQDKV
- a CDS encoding SIMPL domain-containing protein (The SIMPL domain is named for its presence in mouse protein SIMPL (signalling molecule that associates with mouse pelle-like kinase). Bacterial member BP26, from Brucella, was shown to assemble into a channel-like structure, while YggE from E. coli has been associated with resistance to oxidative stress.), which translates into the protein MEIRKLLTAIVFVVVTALVVVASLFVIRGFRLSLPLSITNLQAPIDLAVVGIGKVTAVPDVAYVDAGIVVNAGNSVAEVQSKIDAVNNAILAAVEKLGIAKADVTTSNYSITPNYNYSPTGQNSIDGYNGNAAITIKVKDLSRVSSVIAEAATAGANQVNGARFEISDPNVYRAAARDQAISNAKLQAQKLAASLGLKLGKVTNIVESNSTPVPYPMMYGAGVSTLDAKATAPQIEVGTQEVSSTVTLYFEKQ